The genomic segment GGTACGCAGGCAAAGACTTCGGCGATCTTCTGATTGAAGACGTAAAAATTCGTGAATACCTGAAGAACAAACTTAAGGATGCGGCAGTATCCCACATCGAAATCGAGCGCGCGGCTAACCGTGTTAACGTGACGATTCAAACTGCGAAGCCGGGTATGGTTATCGGTAAAGGCGGTTCTGAAGTGGAGAACCTGCGCACGGAGCTTGGCAAGATCACTAAAGGCAAAAAAGTTCACATTAATATTTCTGAAATTAAACAAGCAGATATGGATGCTATTCTTGTAGCAGAAAGTATCGCACAACAGCTGGAGCGTCGTGTTTCTTTCCGTCGTGCTTTGAAACAAGCGATCCAACGTTCGATGCGTGCTGGCGCTAAAGGGATCAAAACCGCTGTTAGCGGACGTCTCGGTGGTGCTGAAATTGCTCGTTCAGAAGGCTATA from the Paenibacillus sp. BIHB 4019 genome contains:
- the rpsC gene encoding 30S ribosomal protein S3, with the translated sequence MGQKVNPVGLRVGIIRDWESKWYAGKDFGDLLIEDVKIREYLKNKLKDAAVSHIEIERAANRVNVTIQTAKPGMVIGKGGSEVENLRTELGKITKGKKVHINISEIKQADMDAILVAESIAQQLERRVSFRRALKQAIQRSMRAGAKGIKTAVSGRLGGAEIARSEGYSEGTVPLHTLRADIDYGTAEAHTTYGRIGVKVWIYRGEVLPVKKKAPQEGGN